The genomic interval TGGTTTTGTTCATCAACAACAATAATTTCTCAACAATAACTTCCATTTTAACATCTCCATTTAAATGTTCTGATTCCCTGAAAATAGTTTCGCTTTCGCGGATAGTATTTCTCAGATGCAAAAAATGAATTCTATCTCCAAAATCGTCTATTATTTTTTCAAGATTATTTTTTGGATCTGCACTTAATGAGCCTGTACAATAACACAATCCGTTTGCTGTTGAAGGAACGGCGTTGAAAATAGCTTTCAAATCGGCTTCTGTCGAAACAATTCTTGGGAGTCCTAAAACCGAAAACGGCGGATCATCTGGATGAATGGCTAATTTTTGTTCGTTTTGCTCCGCAATCGGAGTTACTTCAGATAAAAAATAAATCAGGTTTTCTCGTAGTTTTTGATTGTCGATTTGGGCATAGTTTTCTAAAAGGGACAAAATCTGTTCTGCTGTAAAATTGATCTTACTTCCAGGAAGCCCTAATAAAACATTTTTAAACAAAAGTGCTTTTTCATCTTCAGCCAATTGATTTCCAAACTGCAAAGCTTTTTCTTTTTCAGTTTCTGAATAATCATTTTCTGAGTTTGGTCTTTTTAAAAGAAAAACATCAAAATAAGTAAATGCATCCTGATTGTAAAGTAGAGCTCTGCTTCCATCTTCATTTATAAAATTATGATTAGTTCTTACCCAATCCAAAATCGGCATAAAATTGTAGGTAATGATTTTGATTCCGCATTCGGCCAGATTCCGCAAACTGATTTTATAATTTTCAATGTATTTCAGATAATTTCCCGAAGCACGTTTGATTTCTTCATGAACGGGGAGACTTTCAACCACAGTCCATTCCAAACCATAATTGCGAATGATTTCCTGCCTTTCTTTTATCGCTTCAATTGTCCAAACATCACCAATGGGAATTTGATGCAATGCCGTTACAATTCCTGTTGCGCCAGCTTGTCGAATGTCAATAAGCTTGACATTATCATTTGGTCCGAACCATCGGATGGTTTGCTGTATTCTTATCATATTTAACTTTTATAAAAATTAATTAAACACATAAA from Flavobacterium sp. YJ01 carries:
- the uxuA gene encoding mannonate dehydratase codes for the protein MIRIQQTIRWFGPNDNVKLIDIRQAGATGIVTALHQIPIGDVWTIEAIKERQEIIRNYGLEWTVVESLPVHEEIKRASGNYLKYIENYKISLRNLAECGIKIITYNFMPILDWVRTNHNFINEDGSRALLYNQDAFTYFDVFLLKRPNSENDYSETEKEKALQFGNQLAEDEKALLFKNVLLGLPGSKINFTAEQILSLLENYAQIDNQKLRENLIYFLSEVTPIAEQNEQKLAIHPDDPPFSVLGLPRIVSTEADLKAIFNAVPSTANGLCYCTGSLSADPKNNLEKIIDDFGDRIHFLHLRNTIRESETIFRESEHLNGDVKMEVIVEKLLLLMNKTKISLPMRPDHGFLHRVDEETETYPGYSLTGRLKGLAELRGLEMGIGYKLGL